The Enterococcus rotai genome includes a window with the following:
- a CDS encoding DUF1002 domain-containing protein, giving the protein MKQKQKKLAVAMSLLLISTSIYSGTTAFATEQSTTTSSTNTETSSSVEENLQINAVALGNALTQEQKDFTLKELGIKGETPQYTTTGKDLMSFIPDGGFTSEWAVYSSVRMETQKKGDGISVDIATPKNITKITEAQYQNAALTAGITDAKLTVASAVPIDGSGALAGVYKIVEESGGIINRDRVGVAQDEMDVLSKITEENKDKDGYSDEALNAAQEQAKKELAAKTADGKNLTQADIQKTVENALQSQGIKDVMSSDQVKELTTLMSDMKDKNIFEDFVNQLDLSKTKEQIQEKSKGLWENIKGFFSGLWDSITGK; this is encoded by the coding sequence ATGAAACAAAAACAAAAAAAACTAGCAGTAGCGATGAGCTTACTTTTGATTTCAACAAGTATCTATAGTGGTACGACAGCATTTGCGACAGAGCAAAGCACAACAACAAGCTCAACGAATACTGAGACAAGCAGTAGCGTTGAAGAAAATCTACAAATCAATGCGGTTGCCTTAGGTAATGCACTGACCCAAGAGCAAAAGGATTTTACGTTAAAAGAATTAGGAATTAAAGGTGAAACACCTCAATACACAACAACTGGGAAAGATTTGATGAGCTTTATCCCTGATGGTGGCTTCACATCAGAATGGGCGGTGTATAGTTCTGTTCGGATGGAAACGCAGAAAAAAGGGGATGGAATCTCTGTAGATATCGCTACACCTAAAAATATCACGAAAATCACAGAAGCTCAGTATCAAAATGCAGCGTTAACTGCTGGGATAACAGATGCCAAATTAACTGTTGCATCCGCTGTGCCAATCGATGGTTCAGGCGCTTTAGCAGGTGTCTATAAGATTGTCGAAGAATCTGGTGGGATCATCAATCGAGACCGTGTAGGTGTTGCACAGGACGAAATGGACGTACTATCTAAGATCACAGAAGAAAATAAAGACAAAGATGGGTATTCCGATGAAGCCTTGAATGCAGCACAAGAACAAGCGAAAAAAGAATTGGCAGCAAAAACGGCTGATGGTAAAAATCTGACGCAAGCAGATATTCAAAAAACTGTTGAAAATGCCTTGCAAAGTCAAGGAATCAAAGATGTAATGTCATCAGATCAGGTGAAAGAATTAACGACTTTGATGAGTGATATGAAAGACAAAAATATTTTTGAAGATTTTGTTAATCAACTAGATTTGTCTAAAACGAAAGAGCAAATTCAGGAGAAATCTAAAGGACTTTGGGAGAATATTAAAGGCTTCTTTAGCGGACTTTGGGATTCGATTACTGGGAAATAA
- a CDS encoding WYL domain-containing protein, protein MPLFHEIYGQYFAIAEKVLQQLPMNKNEIQQVIEENGYGETLFHFADAFFNEEDAWHLVKQDKECYHSILHQLPQRPVTLLEKQWLKTMLQDDKISLFLTEAEQLHLLNQLQEVSVLFGPEDIDYYDQFQTDDRFHNTEYQRNIHLLVAGIQKQLYLEIEYQGLDNQVNVTHRIKPDKIEYSHKNNKFRLKGKRQTKKGKWENCLLNVSEIQTVRLLKQHFENNSVQRITEKSITCLLKDQRDTLERATFHFSNYRKVTQKLEDEAMYQLTIFYLAQDETELLIQVLSFGPFLKVTAPNRFIQQIQYRLRKQREMFYPKYLDQ, encoded by the coding sequence ATGCCGTTATTTCACGAAATTTATGGGCAATATTTTGCGATTGCAGAAAAAGTGCTGCAGCAATTACCAATGAATAAAAATGAAATTCAGCAAGTCATTGAGGAAAATGGCTATGGTGAGACACTCTTTCATTTTGCAGATGCTTTTTTTAATGAAGAAGATGCGTGGCATTTAGTCAAGCAAGACAAAGAGTGCTATCACTCTATTTTACATCAGTTACCGCAACGTCCAGTGACCTTATTGGAAAAGCAGTGGCTAAAAACAATGCTACAAGACGACAAAATCTCGTTATTTTTAACTGAAGCTGAACAGTTACATTTATTGAATCAATTGCAGGAAGTTTCAGTTTTATTTGGACCAGAAGATATCGATTATTATGATCAATTTCAAACTGATGATCGATTTCATAATACTGAATATCAACGAAATATTCATTTATTAGTTGCAGGCATCCAAAAGCAGCTGTATCTTGAAATAGAGTATCAAGGCTTAGATAACCAAGTGAATGTCACACATCGAATAAAACCAGATAAAATCGAGTATTCGCATAAAAATAATAAGTTTCGCTTAAAGGGAAAACGCCAAACAAAAAAAGGCAAGTGGGAAAATTGTCTGTTGAATGTATCTGAGATACAAACTGTTCGTTTATTAAAGCAGCACTTTGAAAACAACAGCGTACAGCGTATAACAGAAAAATCAATTACTTGTCTACTAAAAGATCAGCGTGATACTTTGGAGAGAGCGACATTTCATTTTTCCAATTATCGAAAAGTCACACAAAAATTAGAAGATGAGGCAATGTATCAGTTGACGATCTTTTACTTAGCTCAAGATGAAACAGAGTTATTGATTCAAGTATTGTCGTTTGGTCCCTTTTTAAAAGTGACTGCTCCGAACCGTTTTATTCAGCAAATTCAGTATCGATTGAGAAAACAGCGAGAAATGTTTTATCCTAAATATCTAGATCAATGA
- a CDS encoding class I SAM-dependent methyltransferase translates to MAFIKLHSTNPKLSYLLYKNPASGMQLRKIRKGFGYGWYPNELTYCAYFSDSDSTISFRPTREEEKHYLNVSQYQAPLAYLSLLTEYFSYPMKEQDLDEKGYTYTLIFASIAVRRMHFLRFFQQQFPSISLTYEEELENIGKLTIQTEGSLHDLLHYAQLFLFFQALFAPEFLDETESSISKQITSLKAIDAPFYLRNLFVRHFLNRRNLFNRFKEEIEETERYTIQFAFGQTNLQRRNLAESLLDFDRNIVDIGCGEGYYISHFSQKINEKTYSAIDSNPEVLAVAKEKVAKKELENVQFYSSLEEWIAQSHTKEAVDVLLMEVVEHMEKAIATTFVQKILQQNIHKLILSTPNHSFNKHYYLTDEQKRHDDHHWEMDEAEFRTWINELVDLTQYTIEFLAIGDQVDQVSTTQGVLIQRKELS, encoded by the coding sequence ATGGCTTTTATCAAATTACACTCTACTAACCCAAAATTATCCTATCTCTTATACAAAAATCCAGCTAGTGGTATGCAGCTAAGAAAAATCAGAAAGGGCTTTGGATATGGCTGGTACCCGAATGAGCTCACCTATTGTGCTTATTTCTCAGATTCAGACTCAACCATTTCTTTTCGCCCAACAAGAGAAGAAGAAAAACATTATTTAAATGTCTCTCAATACCAGGCACCTTTAGCTTACCTATCGTTATTAACTGAATATTTTAGCTATCCCATGAAGGAGCAAGACCTTGATGAAAAGGGCTATACATACACATTGATTTTTGCTTCCATTGCCGTTCGACGTATGCATTTTTTACGTTTTTTCCAACAACAATTCCCTTCAATTTCTCTAACTTATGAAGAAGAATTGGAAAATATTGGTAAGTTAACTATCCAAACTGAGGGATCTTTACATGACTTACTTCATTACGCGCAACTCTTTTTATTTTTCCAAGCATTGTTTGCACCTGAGTTTTTAGACGAAACAGAGTCATCCATCAGCAAGCAAATCACTTCTTTAAAAGCAATCGATGCACCCTTTTACTTACGAAATCTTTTTGTACGACATTTTTTAAATCGTCGAAATCTTTTTAATCGTTTTAAAGAAGAAATTGAAGAAACAGAACGCTATACAATCCAGTTTGCTTTTGGACAAACCAATTTACAACGACGTAATCTGGCAGAATCCTTGCTCGATTTTGATCGTAATATCGTTGATATTGGCTGTGGTGAAGGCTATTATATTTCACATTTTTCACAAAAGATAAACGAAAAAACTTACTCAGCAATTGATAGTAATCCTGAAGTTTTAGCTGTTGCAAAAGAAAAAGTTGCAAAAAAAGAACTGGAAAATGTCCAATTTTATTCTTCACTTGAGGAATGGATAGCACAGTCGCATACCAAAGAAGCAGTCGACGTTTTATTAATGGAAGTCGTTGAACATATGGAAAAAGCTATTGCTACGACGTTTGTTCAAAAAATCTTACAACAAAACATTCACAAACTTATACTCTCAACACCCAATCATTCATTTAATAAACACTATTATTTAACCGACGAACAAAAGCGTCATGACGACCATCACTGGGAAATGGATGAAGCTGAATTTAGAACTTGGATAAATGAATTAGTAGACTTAACCCAATACACAATAGAATTTTTAGCGATTGGGGATCAAGTTGATCAAGTTAGCACAACACAAGGTGTCTTGATCCAAAGAAAGGAACTATCATAA